A genome region from Mastacembelus armatus chromosome 8, fMasArm1.2, whole genome shotgun sequence includes the following:
- the LOC113141060 gene encoding interferon-induced very large GTPase 1-like isoform X2, producing MEVENQTGGESEMRSTPDTSDKYELEENDNKSKSDSLDEPEAAQPQQTDGNIGGESEATSRPSASHEPAGDADGVRDVKTESSTDISDRPAEESETLMETSPTSQSVSTNTNKMIPELTLALVGDTNSIEIGSKNILLDNDEQTNVEQFSSRLYDLCGRHISVINMLGPQNIDQFPLNRGIHAFLLLIPNGLHHSHYSSVQWLENTFGKRCLSYVMTVLTHKPDENCENALTELRSNSSLVEKRHHTCTKSVMDENELIVLLEKLDLMVSENDPPCYSRLMFDENKEQKKLLQHKTSEDQRINSSVFQQHQTVAEMEKTSEKKTKSDSLDEPEAAQPQQIDGNIGGESEATSRPSASHEPGTSDVSGNKSRQSLEISEEINRKKQNQRETETLLSRLHLPHKHQHKLSPADFLKIGPAVKQDHETTERDLAHTFVKRLMMLDYRARYIPVRQDTSQPDPVCDTVNTDDNNLDAFLFSTSVDSDQSKQTHIHPMDVQMAAFHCSDSFLKQKMITKLSQCQYALPLLVPDPVTADIECPLWTFRQIIKTWKGTQTKDNTTTVTMKSLPIYKAQTPMVAFFRLGSLSVSKSQLINTLINSRHSTFFHRNCPGSTKSRHLMDGVVEIAWYCPAGKPNDAFTDCITFCNLHGDALSTEKQRHILTEQSSVTVVLVPTLDKSQKSTSVITDLYKSQKPLIILIADSDCGAVQMGGMYKMGLKDRNQSDVSEELKTIIGKILSGPHKSFQLETMTKVSGVRVDEEDKVCQKGKNAAMEIMNLFQRMDVSNIKDKFLPCQGELWHDWCRINKEQYRLRGNIEKEKCAKQQQLMQIRQKQCTVSCGQLMKLFIKSLSSFSPTEKEYFLKWTQILIDAVSTDDLSSILQSYDEKWSEVLALKRKQDKSDQLTSKQAELEQISKKLQSATFGLEHIFREMGQIYEAHKSLQEPTNWLQPDWSKYPELAAELMISGHPMELMDGDAGHVPLTWISSLLDQVIRKLGDKMVFVLSVLGVQSSGKSTMLNAMFGLQFAVSSGRCTKGAFMQLVKLSEEIQKDFQCDYILVVDTEGLRALELAGNTTLHHDNELATFVVGLGNMTLINIFGENPAEMQDVLQIVVQAFMRMKKVKLSPSCVFVHQNVTDVAAAEKNMDGKRRLLEKLDQMAQLAAKEEVCDAKCFSDIIAFDVQKEVKYFAQLWEGSPPMAPPNPDYSEKVQELKATILFKASQSAVVTLSQFKAKIQDLWKALLNEQFVFSFKNTLEIAVYRKLEVQYGNWTWDLRSNMLTIENQLYTRIENGKLDKVELNDLFKEMSKTYTEIKKEMTEYFENDTDKEMLVQWRGRFENKIKEFHEDLVSDGKRKLDEVLQQKIACKKVEEKKTEFENKLLQKSKELAHQLKDKAKDEEELKKHFDSVWSVWVQELTADTKPIADINLVNDQVDILLELGFEWGLINESKTSGKYKSIRRLGDYSDYVSFTKHKDDCDSSQQSQNKQMEKDRKQGTVGKMVEYFSKTGTKITSYFKSLQHEDQKAIRSLIDHVEKQSLDVIKNKPVATRGYRSTYLQEMANNVKEKVAEFESKWKYALKKEFTVDLILYVFHRAEPWLSEAHRKYKANNDVVTYVENKQTQNYNIFRSFCKGNSSAVVLGELICEKLKVSAVQAVCNKTAIDLAGEMKCTFPAFNGNRLNLEKHVLKSLAEEEDFNGFINYIRQPKSQVETFIRAEVKKYIFTEHKDKALDILRKNVDVINKLVSQALFTATDRVKTQRGDTDRWMEEFSSLLKDHLTFETICCQNFSDIERFDFLKEAIERGLESISQEMKNLSLDKINESRQKPDQILIDQLCKCCWVTCPFCAAVCTNTLENHSPDKHNVPFHRPSGIKGWHFRGTVELDIDFCTTNVASDGSFYPHHDSETSIPYKQYQTAGEEYATWQITPDESKMKYWKWFVCQFEKDIEHYYGLKFEGRGEIPCEWRNYTKEEAIKSLDEMCDL from the exons ATGGAGGTTGAGAAccaaacaggaggagagagtGAAATGAGATCCACACCTGATACAAgtgacaaat ATGAGTTGgaagaaaatgacaacaaatcCAAG TCTGATTCACTGGATGAACCTGAAGCTGCACAACCACAGCAGACTGATGGAAACATAGGAGGAGAATCTGAAGCCACATCTAGACCATCTGCATCACATGAGCCAG CAGGAGACGCTGATGGAGTCAGAGACGTTAAGACTGAAAGCAGCACTGACATTAGTGATCGACCTGCAGAGGAGAGTGAAACACTGATGGAGACAAGTCCAACATCTCAGAGTGTTTCTACAAACACCAACAAAA TGATCCCTGAGCTCACACTGGCGTTGGTTGGTGACACAAACTCTATAGAGATTGgatcaaaaaacattttacttgaCAATGATGAACAAACAAATGTGGAACAGTTTTCATCCAGACTGTATGATTTGTGTGGCCGCCACATCTCTGTCATTAACATGCTCGGTCCACAAAACATTGACCAATTCCCATTAAATCGGGGGATTCATGCCTTTCTCTTACTGATACCAAATGGGCTGCATCACAGCCATTACAGCTCAGTGCAGTGGTTAGAAAACACTTTTGGGAAAAGATGCCTTTCTTATGTGATGACAGTTTTGACTCATAAACCagatgaaaactgtgaaaatgccTTGACAGAGCTGAGGTCCAACAGTAGTTTGGTTGAAAAAAGACACCACACATGTACAAAAAGTGTGATGGATGAAAACGAGCTGATAGTTCTGTTGGAAAAACTCGACCTCATGGTCTCTGAAAACGATCCACCCTGCTACAGTAGACTGATgtttgatgaaaacaaagagcagaaaaaactGCTGCAACACAAAACCAGTGAAGACCAAAGGATCAAttcctcagtgtttcagcaaCATCAAACAG tagcagagatggagaaaacaagtgaaaaaaagaCTAAG TCTGATTCACTGGATGAACCTGAAGCTGCACAACCACAGCAGATTGATGGAAACATAGGAGGAGAATCTGAAGCCACATCTAGACCATCTGCATCACATGAGCCAG GTACCTCAGATGTGAGTGGAAACAAGAGCAGG CAGTCATTGGAGATTTCTGAAGAAATcaacaggaagaaacaaaatCAGAGAGAAACTGAAACTCTGCTCAGCAGACTtcaccttccacacaaacatcagCACAAGTTGTCTCCAGCAGACTTTCTTAAAATAGGCCCCGCTGTTAAACAGGACCATGAGACAACTGAGAGAGATCTAGCTCATACTTTTGTTAAGAGGCTGATGATGTTAGACTACAGAGCCAGATATATTCCTGTAAGACAGGACACTTCACAGCCTGATCCAGTCTGTGACACTGTCAACACTGATGACAACAACCTagatgcttttcttttcagcaccaGTGTAGACTCTGATCAGTCCAAACAGACTCACATCCATCCGATGGACGTTCAAATGGCAGCATTTCACTGCTCAGACAGCTTCCTTAAGCAGAAAATGATTACAAAACTATCACAGTGTCAGTACGCCTTACCTTTACTTGTTCCTGACCCAGTCACAGCAGATATCGAGTGTCCTCTGTGGACATTCAgacaaataattaaaacatggaAGGGAACTCAAACCAAAGACAACACAACCACTGTCACCATGAAGAGTTTGCCCATCTACAAAGCTCAGACACCCATGGTGGCTTTTTTCCGCCTGGGTTCATTATCGGTGTCTAAATCTCAGCTGATAAACACTTTGATCAACTCGCGTCACAGCACCTTCTTCCACAGAAACTGTCCAGGTAGCACCAAATCTCGCCATCTGATGGATGGTGTTGTAGAGATTGCCTGGTACTGTCCTGCTGGAAAACCCAACGATGCCTTCACTGACTGCATCACCTTCTGTAACCTTCATGGTGATGCTCTGTCGACTGAGAAACAGCGCCACATACTGACTGAACAATCTTCAGTCACTGTTGTTCTTGTTCCAACTTTGGACAAAAGCCAGAAAAGCACTTCAGTCATCACAGACCTGTACAAATCTCAGAAGCCTCTCATTATTCTCATTGCTGATAGTGACTGTGGTGCAGTTCAGATGGGGGGAATGTACAAAATGGGTCTAAAGGACCGAAACCAGTCAGACGTTTCTGAAGAACTGAAAACAATCATTGGGAAGATTTTGTCTGGACCACATAAATCCTTCCAGCTTGAAACCATGACCAAGGTCTCTGGAGTCAGAGTGGACGAAGAAGACAAAGTCTgccaaaaagggaaaaatgctGCAATGGAAATCATGAATTTATTTCAGAGGATGGATGTTTCAAATATCAAAGATAAATTCCTCCCCTGTCAAGGTGAACTGTGGCATGACTGGTGCAGAATAAACAAAGAACAGTATCGCCTCAGAGGAAACATCGAGAAGGAGAAATGTGCAAAGCAACAGCAACTGATGCAAATACGACAAAAACAATGCACTGTCTCCTGTGGTCAACTGATGAAGCTGTTCATTAAAAGCCTCTCATCATTCTCACCAACAGAAAAAGAGTATTTCCTGAAATGGACTCAGATCCTGATAGATGCTGTCTCAACAGACGATCTCTCTTCAATTCTCCAAAGCTATGATGAAAAGTGGTCAGAGGTCTTGGCTCTGAAGAGGAAACAGGACAAATCTGATCAGTTAACAAGCAAACAAGCAGAGCTTGAACAAATATCCAAAAAACTGCAGTCAGCGACTTTTGGCCTGGAGCACATCTTTAGAGAAATGGGACAGATCTATGAAGCCCATAAATCTCTGCAGGAACCAACAAACTGGCTTCAGCCTGACTGGTCCAAATATCCTGAGCTGGCTGCAGAGCTGATGATATCAGGACACCCGATGGAGCTGATGGATGGGGATGCTGGTCATGTGCCTTTAACATGGATCTCTAGCCTTTTGGATCAGGTCATCAGGAAACTGGGCGACAAGATGGTTTTTGTGTTGTCAGTTTTGGGCGTCCAAAGCAGTGGAAAGTCAACCATGCTGAATGCCATGTTTGGACTGCAGTTTGCAGTGAGCTCTGGCAGGTGCACCAAAGGTGCCTTCATGCAGCTGGTCAAACTGTCAGAGGAGATCCAGAAAGACTTCCAGTGTGACTACATCCTGGTGGTGGACACTGAAGGACTGCGCGCTCTTGAGCTGGCAGGTAACACCACTCTTCACCACGACAATGAACTGGCAACATTTGTTGTTGGTCTGGGAAACATGACACTGATCAACATCTTTGGAGAGAATCCAGCTGAGATGCAGGATGTTCTGCAGATTGTTGTTCAGGCTTTCATGCGGATGAAGAAAGTGAAACTTTCTCcaagttgtgtgtttgttcaccAGAATGTTACAGATgttgcagctgcagagaaaaacatggaTGGAAAGAGACGACTACTAGAAAAACTGGACCAGATGGCCCAACTAGCAGCCAAAGAGGAGGTTTGTGATGCCAAGTGTTTCAGTGACATCATTGCATTTGATGTGCAAaaagaagtgaaatattttgCCCAACTGTGGGAGGGAAGTCCACCAATGGCTCCTCCAAATCCAGATTATAGTGAGAAGGTCCAAGAGCTAAAGGCCACAATCCTCTTTAAAGCTTCCCAGTCTGCTGTAGTGACTCTCTCACAGTTTAAAGCCAAAATTCAGGACCTGTGGAAAGCCCTGTTGAatgaacagtttgttttcagcttcaaaaacacactggaaattgcagtgtacagaaaactTGAGGTCCAGTACGGGAACTGGACCTGGGACCTGAGAAGCAACATGTTAACCATTGAAAACCAGCTTTATACCAGAATTGAAAATGGAAAACTTGACAAAGTTGAACTCAATGatctttttaaagaaatgagCAAAACCTACACAGAAATCAAAAAAGAGATGACAGAGTACTTTGAGAatgacacagacaaagaaatgttGGTTCAGTGGCGAGGCCgatttgaaaacaaaatcaaggaGTTTCATGAAGACCTGGTGAGTGACGGGAAAAGAAAACTGGATGAAGTTCTCCAGCAGAAGATTGCTTGTAAAAAggtagaagaaaagaaaacagagtttGAGAACAAGCTGCTGCAGAAGAGCAAAGAGCTCGCTCATCAGTTAAAGGACAAAGCcaaagatgaagaggaacttAAAAAACACTTTGACTCTGTTTGGAGCGTCTGGGTTCAGGAACTAACTGCAGATACAAAACCTATTGCTGACATCAACTTGGTCAATGACCAGGTCGACATCCTTCTAGAGCTCGGATTTGAATGGGGTCTTATCAATGAATCTAAAACAAGTGgcaaatataaaagtataagaAGACTTGGGGATTACAGTGATTATGTGTCCTTCACCAAACACAAAGACGACTGTGACAGTAGCCAACAAtctcaaaacaaacagatggaaaaagatAGGAAGCAGGGGACAGTTGGAAAAATGGttgaatatttttcaaaaacaggTACAAAAATCACAAGTTACTTCAAGTCTCTTCAGCATGAAGACCAAAAGGCCATCAGATCCCTGATTGACCATGTTGAAAAACAGTCTCTTGATGTAATTAAGAACAAACCTGTAGCTACAAGAGGATACAGATCCACTTACTTACAAGAAATGGCCAACAATGTGAAAGAAAAGGTGGCAGAATTTGAGTCAAAGTGGAAATATGCTCTGAAGAAGGAGTTTACAGTTGAtctcatactgtatgtgtttcacAGAGCTGAGCCTTGGCTTTCAGAGGCCCACAGGAAATACAAAGCAAACAATGATGTTGTCACTTatgtggaaaacaagcaaacacagaACTACAACATTTTCAGAAGCTTCTGCAAAGGAAACTCATCAGCTGTTGTGCTTGGAGAACTGATCTGTGAAAAACTGAAGGTCTCTGCTGTTCAGGCTGTCTGCAACAAGACTGCCATTGATCTGGCTGGAGAGATGAAGTGCACTTTCCCAGCATTCAATGGGAACAGGCTGAACTTGGAGAAACATGTGTTGAAGTCACTGGCAGAGGAAGAGGACTTCAATGGTTTCATCAACTACATCCGACAACCAAAGAGCCAGGTAGAGACTTTTATACGAGCAGAAGTAAAGAAATACATCTTTACAGAGCACAAAGATAAAGCGCTGGATATACTCAGGAAAAATGTTGATGTCATCAATAAACTTGTGAGTCAGGCTTTATTCACTGCAACAGACAGAGTCAAAACtcagagaggagacacagacaggtggaTGGAGGAATTTTCCAGTTTGCTAAAAGATCATCTGACATTTGAGACCATTTGCTGTCAAAACTTCAGTGACATAGAACGTTTTGACTTTCTGAAAGAAGCGATAGAGAGAGGCCTTGAATCCATCAGTCAAGAGATGAAGAACCTCTCACTGGATAAGATCAATGAATCCAGGCAGAAGCCTGATCAGATCCTCATTGATCAGCTGTGTAAATGCTGCTGGGTGACTTGTCCTTTCTGTGCCGCTGTTTGTACCAACACTCTGGAAAATCACAGTCCTGATAAACACAATGTTCCTTTTCATCGCCCCTCTGGGATTAAAGGATGGCACTTCAGAGGCACAGTGGAGCTGGACATTGATTTCTGCACAACAAACGTTGCAAGTGATGGAAGTTTCTACCCACATCATGATTCAGAAACCAGCATTCCTTATAAACAATATCAAACTGCTGGGGAGGAATATGCTACGTGGCAAATTACTCCTGATGAGTCCAAGATGAAATACTGGAAGTGGTTTGTGTGTCAATTTGAAAAGGACATTGAACATTACTATGGTCTAAAGTTTGAGGGCAGAGGAGAAATTCCCTGCGAGTGGAGAAACTACACAAAAGAAGAAGCTATTAAAAGTCTGGATGAAATGTGTGATCTGTGA